The following proteins are encoded in a genomic region of Nycticebus coucang isolate mNycCou1 chromosome 17, mNycCou1.pri, whole genome shotgun sequence:
- the LOC128569336 gene encoding LOW QUALITY PROTEIN: protocadherin alpha-13-like (The sequence of the model RefSeq protein was modified relative to this genomic sequence to represent the inferred CDS: deleted 1 base in 1 codon), translating to MLQISVTLFERTMRFSWRGGPRARRLLLSFLLLAFWDVGSGQIHYSVPEEAKHGTFVGRIAQDLGLELAELVPRLFRVASKGQGDLLEVNLQNGILFVNSRIDREELCGRSAECSIHLEVIVNRPLQVFHVEVEVKDINDNPPVFPESKKRIIIAESRPPETRFPLDGAYDADIGVNSALTYLLDPNDYFALDTQNNREQTSSLFLVLRKTLDREEIQEHSLLLKASDGGKPELTGTVQLLITILDVNDNAPEFEKSIYKARVSESAFNGTLVIKLNATDADDGTNGDIVYSFRKPVSPTVVYAFTINPESGEIRTKGKLDFEEKKLYEISVEAVDKGNIPMAGHCTLLVEVLDINDNAPEVTITSLSLPIREDTQPSTVVALISVSDRDSGANGQVTCTLTPHVPFKLVSTFKNYYSLVLDSVLDRESKSNYQLIVTARDGGSPSLWATASVSVEVADVNDNAPTFAQPEYTVFVRENNSPGCHIFTVSAQDADVQENALVSYSLVERRVGERALSSYVSVHAESGKVYALQPLDHEELELLQFQVSARDAGLPPLGSNVTLQVFVLDENDNAPALLASRAGSVGGAVTQLVSRFVGTGHVVAKVRAVDADSGYNAWLSYELQPTAGSARSPFRVGLYTGEISTTRALEENDSPRQRLLVLVKDHGEPALTATATVLVSLVESNQAPKVSSRALVKAMGPETPLVDVNVYLIIAICTVSSLLVLTLLLYTALRCSAPPTEGAGGPGKPRLVCSSAVGSWSNSQQRRQRCALGRVRPKQTSWPSAPVFLLVWILQRERVKERWIQNS from the exons ATGTTGCAGATATCTGTGACTCTTTTTGAGCGTACCATGCGGTTTTCCTGGCGAGGAGGCCCAAGAGCCAGGCGACTATTGCTCTCGTTTCTGCTCCTTGCTTTCTGGGACGTGGGGAGCGGCCAGATTCACTACTCAGTCCCGGAGGAGGCCAAACACGGAACCTTCGTGGGACGCATCGCGCAGGACCTGGGACTGGAATTGGCAGAGCTGGTACCACGCCTGTTCCGAGTGGCATCCAAGGGCCAAGGGGACCTTCTGGAGGTAAATCTGCAGAATGGCATTTTGTTTGTGAATTCTCGGATTGACCGGGAGGAGCTGTGCGGGCGGAGCGCGGAGTGCAGCATCCACCTGGAGGTGATTGTGAACAGGCCGTTGCAGGTTTTCCACGTAGAGGTGGAGGTGAAAGACATTAATGACAACCCTCCAGTGTTCCctgaaagtaagaaaagaataatcaTTGCAGAATCTAGACCTCCGGAAACTCGATTTCCACTAGATGGCGCATACGATGCAGATATTGGAGTAAACTCGGCATTAACCTACCTACTAGATCCCAACGATTATTTTGCTTTGGACACACAGAACAATCGTGAGCAAACGTCTTCGTTATTTCTTGTGTTGAGGAAAACACTGGACAGAGAGGAAATTCAGGAACATAGTTTATTACTGAAAGCCAGTGATGGAGGTAAACCTGAGCTGACCGGTACAGTTCAGCTGCTGATCACGATTCTGGATGTGAATGACAACGCGCCAGAATTCGAAAAATCTATATATAAAGCGAGAGTGTCAGAGAGCGCGTTTAATGGAACGTTGGTGATCAAGTTAAATGCCACAGATGCTGATGATGGTACAAATGGAGATATAGTCTACTCATTTAGAAAGCCTGTATCACCTACAGTGGTATATGCATTTACCATAAATCCCGAAAGTGGAGAAATTAGGACAAAAGGGAAACTGGATTTCGAGGAAAAGAAATTGTATGAAATATCAGTGGAGGCAGTTGACAAAGGGAATATTCCAATGGCGGGTCATTGTACCCTTTTGGTGGAAGTATTAGATATAAATGATAATGCCCCAGAAGTTACAAtcacttctctgtctctccccatcaGAGAAGATACTCAGCCTAGCACAGTTGTCGCCCTGATCAGTGTATCTGATCGTGACTCTGGAGCCAACGGACAGGTCACCTGCACCCTGACTCCCCATGTTCCCTTTAAACTGGTGTCCACCTTCAAAAATTACTATTCGTTGGTGCTGGACAGCGTCCTAGACCGCGAGAGCAAATCTAACTATCAGTTGATAGTGACCGCGCGGGACGGTGGCTCGCCTTCGCTGTGGGCCACCGCCAGCGTGTCCGTGGAGGTGGCCGACGTGAATGATAACGCGCCGACCTTCGCACAGCCCGAATACACTGTGTTCGTGAGGGAGAACAACTCTCCAGGCTGCCACATCTTTACGGTATCTGCACAGGACGCGGACGTGCAGGAGAACGCGCTGGTGTCCTACTCGCTGGTGGAGAGGCGGGTGGGCGAGCGCGCGCTGTCGAGCTATGTGTCGGTGCACGCGGAGAGCGGCAAGGTGTACGCGCTGCAACCGCTGGACCACGAGGAGCTGGAGCTGCTGCAGTTCCAGGTAAGCGCTCGCGATGCGGGCTTGCCGCCTCTGGGCAGCAACGTGACGCTGCAGGTGTTCGTGCTGGATGAGAACGACAATGCGCCAGCGCTGCTGGCGTCTCGGGCTGGCAGTGTGGGCGGCGCGGTGACCCAGCTGGTGTCACGGTTTGTGGGGACAGGCCATGTGGTGGCGAAGGTGCGCGCTGTGGACGCGGACTCGGGATACAACGCTTGGCTGTCCTATGAGCTGCAGCCAACAGCAGGAAGCGCGCGCAGCCCGTTCCGCGTGGGTCTGTACACCGGCGAGATCAGCACCACGCGCGCCCTAGAAGAGAATGACTCGCCGCGCCAACGCTTGTTGGTGCTAGTGAAGGACCACGGAGAGCCGGCGTTGACGGCCACCGCCACCGTGCTGGTGTCGCTTGTGGAGAGTAACCAGGCGCCAAAGGTTTCTTCGCGGGCGTTGGTGAAGGCTATGGGCCCTGAGACCCCGCTGGTGGATGTCAACGTGTACCTGATCATCGCCATCTGCACAGTGTCCAGCCTGTTGGTGCTCACGCTGCTGCTATACACGGCTCTGCGATGTTCTGCACCTCCGACCGAGGGCGCAGGTGGGCCCGGCAAGCCCAGGCTGGTTTGCTCCAGCGCTGTGGGGAGCTGGTCAAACTCTCAGCAGAGGCGGCAAAGG TGTGCTCTGGGGAGGGTCCGCCCAAAACAGACCTCATGGCCTTCAGCCCCAGTCTTCCTCCTTGTCTGGATTCTGCAGAGGGAACGGGTCAAAGAGAGGTGGATTCAGAACAGTTGA